From a region of the Bradyrhizobium sp. KBS0727 genome:
- a CDS encoding prohibitin family protein, whose amino-acid sequence MSRGIIGAIVALVIAVIIAAGSWYTVDQTERGVLLRYGAVIGTAQPGLGFKVPLMDTVEKVSVKTTTFTWDKMNSYSYDQQPADLKISVTLRAAPEKVADLYAKFGLLQTAVNQVVSPVVNQQVKVVFGRYTAVKAIQERGPLNSAIKDAITATLKDDPMIIIESVQLENIEFSANYLHSIEQRMLAEVEVQKLQQNAEREKVQAQITVTQATAKANAVRAEAQANAEATRLNGEAKASNIRITGEAEAAAIEARAKALGTNPNLVTLVQAERWNGVLPTTMVPGSSVPFVSVK is encoded by the coding sequence ATGAGCAGGGGAATTATTGGCGCCATTGTCGCCCTCGTTATCGCTGTCATTATTGCCGCGGGTAGCTGGTACACCGTCGATCAGACCGAGCGCGGCGTGCTGCTGCGCTATGGCGCGGTGATCGGCACCGCCCAGCCGGGCCTCGGCTTCAAGGTCCCGCTGATGGACACCGTGGAGAAGGTCAGCGTCAAGACCACGACCTTTACCTGGGACAAGATGAACTCCTACTCCTACGATCAGCAACCGGCCGACCTGAAGATCAGCGTCACCCTGCGCGCGGCGCCGGAAAAGGTGGCGGATCTCTATGCGAAATTCGGATTGCTGCAGACGGCGGTCAATCAGGTTGTCAGCCCGGTCGTGAACCAGCAGGTCAAGGTCGTGTTCGGCCGCTACACCGCGGTCAAGGCGATCCAGGAGCGCGGGCCGCTGAACAGCGCCATCAAGGATGCCATCACCGCGACGCTGAAGGACGACCCGATGATCATCATCGAGAGCGTCCAGCTCGAAAACATCGAGTTCAGCGCCAACTATCTGCACTCGATCGAGCAGCGCATGCTGGCCGAGGTGGAAGTCCAGAAGCTGCAGCAGAACGCCGAGCGCGAAAAAGTCCAGGCGCAGATCACGGTGACGCAGGCCACCGCCAAGGCCAACGCGGTCCGCGCCGAGGCGCAGGCCAACGCCGAAGCGACGCGGCTGAACGGCGAAGCCAAGGCCTCGAACATCAGGATAACAGGCGAAGCCGAAGCCGCCGCCATCGAAGCACGCGCCAAGGCGCTCGGCACCAATCCGAACCTCGTCACCCTGGTGCAGGCCGAACGCTGGAACGGCGTGCTGCCGACCACGATGGTGCCGGGCTCGTCGGTGCCGTTCGTGTCGGTGAAATAG
- a CDS encoding GFA family protein: MPIKGSCHCGQTQFEVSEAPAGVTRCTCSLCAKRGALWAYYTPAQFRLTSPSENVATYQWGSRTVKHHFCANCGCGTYSESPDWSTGKPDFDNPKVGINARLFDEFELDAVPVTVIDGKNLW, from the coding sequence GTGCCAATCAAGGGAAGCTGCCATTGCGGCCAGACGCAATTCGAGGTGAGCGAGGCGCCGGCCGGCGTGACCCGCTGCACCTGTTCGCTGTGCGCCAAGCGTGGCGCGCTGTGGGCCTATTACACGCCGGCGCAATTTCGCCTGACGTCGCCCTCTGAAAACGTCGCGACCTATCAGTGGGGCAGCCGCACCGTCAAACATCATTTCTGCGCGAATTGCGGCTGCGGCACCTATTCGGAATCGCCGGACTGGTCGACTGGCAAGCCGGACTTCGACAATCCGAAGGTCGGCATCAATGCGCGGCTCTTCGATGAATTCGAACTCGACGCCGTGCCGGTGACGGTGATTGACGGCAAGAACCTGTGGTGA
- a CDS encoding sulfite exporter TauE/SafE family protein, with protein MGFLFVLIVGLVAGTISGIVGTGSSIMLMPVLIYQYGPKEAVPIMAVAAVMANLSRILAWWREVDWRACFAYSVTGIPAAALGARTLLALPSHTVDLAIGLFLIAMVPVRHWLARHQLRTRLWHLAVGGAVIGYITGIVVSTGPLSVPLFLFYGLTKGAFLATEAASSLGLYLSKSVTFERFGALTPDVALKGLIAGASLMSGAFIAKRFVLHLDPNVFRLLMDGIMIAAGLSLLWSAAFS; from the coding sequence TTGGGCTTCCTGTTCGTCCTCATCGTCGGGCTTGTTGCCGGCACCATCTCGGGCATCGTCGGCACCGGCTCGTCGATCATGCTGATGCCGGTATTGATCTATCAATACGGCCCAAAGGAAGCGGTGCCGATCATGGCGGTCGCGGCCGTGATGGCGAACCTGTCGCGGATTCTCGCCTGGTGGCGCGAGGTCGACTGGCGCGCCTGCTTCGCCTATTCGGTCACGGGGATCCCGGCCGCGGCACTCGGCGCGCGGACGCTGCTGGCGCTGCCGTCGCACACCGTCGATCTGGCGATCGGCCTGTTTCTGATTGCGATGGTCCCGGTGCGGCACTGGCTGGCCCGGCACCAGCTCAGGACGCGGCTCTGGCACCTGGCCGTGGGCGGCGCCGTGATCGGCTACATCACCGGCATCGTGGTCTCGACCGGCCCGCTCAGCGTTCCCTTGTTTCTGTTTTACGGGTTGACCAAGGGCGCGTTCCTGGCGACCGAAGCCGCAAGCTCGCTTGGGCTCTACTTAAGCAAGTCCGTGACCTTCGAACGCTTCGGCGCGCTGACCCCGGATGTCGCGCTGAAAGGCCTGATCGCCGGCGCCTCGCTGATGTCGGGCGCCTTCATCGCCAAGCGCTTTGTGCTGCATCTCGATCCCAACGTGTTCCGCCTGCTGATGGACGGCATCATGATCGCAGCCGGGTTGTCCCTGCTCTGGTCGGCGGCGTTTTCATAA
- a CDS encoding tripartite tricarboxylate transporter substrate binding protein, with the protein MPRARIGAEIDRRRALALLGAAPLFPHIARAEQTWPTRAVRYVLGFAAGGATDSLSRVFCQKMSALTGQQFVVENRVGAGGVIANDAVAKSTPDGYTVGMGGIANNVIAIGTYAKLPYKPADDFTFISGLWQLPNILVAAKDFPASNAKDLLALLKQNPGKYNYASAGIGTTLHLSGEMMKSMAGVDVQHIPYKGGNPALMDLLAGRVNMLFDNLPGSLSAVREGSVKPIAVTGRTRSPALPDTPAMAELLPGYEMTSWAALCGPAGMPQDTIAQINEQTLKALGDPDLKRRFEELGATAWPTSPAELIAFRASEEARLLPLIRAAGIVPQ; encoded by the coding sequence ATGCCAAGGGCCAGGATAGGGGCCGAGATCGACCGTCGTCGCGCGCTCGCTTTGCTTGGCGCAGCGCCTTTATTTCCCCACATCGCACGTGCGGAGCAGACCTGGCCCACGCGCGCGGTGCGCTATGTGCTCGGCTTCGCCGCGGGAGGCGCCACCGACAGCCTTTCGCGCGTGTTCTGCCAGAAGATGAGCGCCCTGACCGGGCAGCAATTCGTGGTCGAGAATCGTGTCGGCGCCGGCGGCGTGATCGCCAACGATGCCGTCGCCAAGTCCACGCCGGACGGTTACACGGTCGGCATGGGTGGGATCGCCAACAACGTGATCGCGATCGGCACCTATGCGAAGCTGCCCTATAAACCGGCCGATGATTTTACGTTCATCAGCGGCCTGTGGCAGTTGCCGAACATTCTGGTGGCCGCCAAGGACTTTCCCGCATCGAACGCCAAGGATCTGCTCGCGCTGCTCAAGCAGAATCCGGGCAAATATAACTACGCCTCGGCCGGCATCGGCACCACGCTGCATCTTTCCGGCGAGATGATGAAGAGCATGGCCGGCGTCGACGTGCAGCATATTCCCTACAAGGGCGGCAATCCCGCGCTGATGGACCTTTTGGCCGGACGAGTGAACATGCTGTTCGACAATCTGCCGGGCTCGCTTTCGGCCGTGCGCGAAGGCTCGGTCAAGCCGATCGCGGTGACGGGGAGAACGCGGAGCCCGGCGCTGCCGGATACGCCGGCGATGGCCGAGCTGCTGCCGGGTTACGAGATGACGTCATGGGCCGCTTTGTGCGGCCCGGCCGGCATGCCCCAGGACACGATCGCGCAGATCAACGAACAGACGCTGAAGGCGTTAGGCGATCCGGACCTGAAGCGACGCTTCGAGGAACTCGGCGCCACTGCCTGGCCGACGTCGCCCGCCGAGCTCATCGCGTTCCGCGCCAGCGAAGAGGCGCGTTTGCTGCCGCTCATTCGGGCGGCGGGCATTGTCCCGCAATAG
- a CDS encoding cupin domain-containing protein, whose translation MDAVTPTGATANNHSHLVRPDSMEWQKTRFPGCEAKTLLFDRKTGLMTALMRFAPGAVLPDHEHVNIEQTYVLEGSLVDKEGPAQGIECKAGEFIWREEGSRHVAWCPEGGLMLAIFQVPNKFFEADGRVIDAAGEDWDAAWGHTGRG comes from the coding sequence ATGGACGCCGTGACGCCGACGGGCGCGACCGCCAACAACCATTCTCATCTGGTTCGTCCCGACAGCATGGAATGGCAGAAGACGCGCTTTCCCGGCTGCGAAGCCAAGACGCTGCTGTTCGATCGCAAGACCGGGCTGATGACCGCGCTGATGCGTTTTGCGCCGGGCGCTGTCTTGCCCGACCACGAGCATGTCAACATCGAGCAGACCTACGTCCTCGAGGGCTCGCTCGTCGACAAGGAAGGGCCAGCCCAAGGCATCGAATGCAAGGCCGGCGAATTCATCTGGCGCGAGGAAGGTAGCCGCCACGTGGCCTGGTGTCCGGAGGGCGGGCTGATGCTCGCGATCTTCCAGGTCCCGAACAAGTTCTTCGAGGCCGACGGACGCGTCATCGACGCCGCGGGCGAGGATTGGGATGCCGCCTGGGGTCACACCGGCAGGGGCTAA
- a CDS encoding tripartite tricarboxylate transporter substrate binding protein has protein sequence MRFFTTIAAFAALLCAVATFAARADDDFPSRPITLMHGFAAGGNADAIARIIADGLSRRLGKPVIVEARPGAGGNIASDRVAKAASDGYTLIMLTGGHAVSAAMYKTLPFDPVDDFQMISTTVFFPFVVAVKAGSRFQTLADVIAEAKAKPDTLTYSSVGVGSTQHLVGELLSSMAGIKMIHVPYKGGGGPINDLLGGQIDILIDTLTIAAPQLAAGTIRGLGVTSAKPWFSIPDVPPVAATVADYEVRSWLGIATSKGVPAPVVERLNREVRAVLEMPEVKGKLEAMGNEVRGTSPEKMRTMIASEIGRWKQVIGAAKIPQQ, from the coding sequence GTGAGATTTTTCACAACGATCGCTGCGTTCGCAGCACTGCTTTGTGCCGTTGCGACCTTTGCCGCCCGCGCCGACGACGACTTCCCTTCCCGCCCCATCACGCTGATGCATGGATTTGCCGCGGGCGGCAACGCCGATGCGATCGCCCGCATCATTGCCGATGGCCTTTCCCGCCGGCTTGGCAAACCCGTCATCGTCGAGGCCCGTCCCGGCGCCGGCGGCAACATCGCTTCCGACCGCGTCGCCAAAGCCGCGTCCGACGGCTACACCTTGATCATGCTGACCGGCGGCCACGCGGTGTCGGCCGCGATGTACAAGACGTTGCCGTTCGATCCCGTCGACGATTTTCAGATGATCTCGACGACGGTGTTCTTTCCCTTCGTCGTCGCGGTCAAGGCGGGGTCGCGCTTTCAGACCCTGGCGGATGTGATCGCGGAAGCGAAGGCGAAGCCTGATACGCTGACCTACAGCTCGGTCGGCGTCGGGTCGACCCAGCATCTGGTCGGCGAGCTGCTGTCATCGATGGCCGGCATCAAGATGATCCACGTGCCCTACAAGGGCGGTGGCGGCCCGATCAACGACCTGCTCGGCGGCCAGATCGATATTTTGATCGACACGCTGACGATCGCCGCGCCGCAGCTTGCGGCCGGCACGATCCGCGGCCTCGGCGTGACCAGCGCAAAGCCCTGGTTCTCCATTCCCGACGTGCCGCCGGTCGCCGCGACCGTTGCGGATTACGAGGTCCGGTCATGGCTCGGCATCGCCACCAGCAAAGGCGTGCCCGCGCCTGTGGTCGAGAGGCTCAACCGCGAAGTACGGGCGGTGCTCGAGATGCCGGAAGTCAAAGGCAAGCTGGAGGCCATGGGCAACGAGGTCCGCGGCACCTCGCCCGAGAAGATGCGGACCATGATCGCCTCCGAGATCGGGCGCTGGAAGCAGGTGATCGGCGCCGCAAAAATTCCGCAACAATGA
- the radA gene encoding DNA repair protein RadA translates to MAKSTLSFVCQNCGAAYNRWQGKCESCGEWNTLAEEDTTGATSMPVSIRSKRKGRTFALESLTGKSTDAPRLSSGMGELDRVTGGGFVRGSVLLVGGDPGIGKSTLLTQATSMMARAGHRVVYISGEEAVAQVRLRAERLGLADAPVQLAAETSVEDIVSTLSEGAVPRLIVIDSIQTMWTDTVESAPGTVTQVRASAQALIRFAKKSGAAIILVGHVTKDGQIAGPRVVEHMVDAVLSFEGEGSQHFRILRAMKNRFGPTDEIGVFEMTGLGLREVSNPSELFLSERDLGSPGTAVFAGIEGTRPVLVELQALVAPTTLGTPRRAVVGWDPSRLSMVLAVLEAHCGVKLSGYDVYLNVAGGLRIQEPAADLAAAAALVSSLVNAPLPTDAVYFGEISLSGAVRPVAQTSARLKEAAKLGFGRAVLPESTRGDVGSDAGLVLNTVGGLTSLVADIAARGTPRGNKEGNKEANREGAAEKNATPARFRRENG, encoded by the coding sequence ATGGCCAAATCCACCCTCTCCTTCGTCTGCCAGAACTGCGGCGCAGCGTATAACCGCTGGCAGGGCAAGTGCGAGTCCTGCGGCGAGTGGAATACGCTGGCCGAAGAGGACACCACCGGCGCCACCTCGATGCCGGTCTCGATCCGCTCCAAGCGCAAGGGGCGGACGTTTGCGCTGGAAAGCCTGACCGGCAAGAGCACCGACGCGCCGCGCCTTTCGTCCGGCATGGGCGAACTCGATCGCGTCACCGGCGGTGGCTTTGTCCGCGGCTCGGTGCTGCTGGTCGGCGGCGATCCCGGCATCGGCAAATCGACGCTTCTCACACAAGCCACCAGCATGATGGCGCGCGCCGGGCATCGCGTGGTCTACATCTCCGGCGAAGAGGCCGTGGCCCAGGTGCGGCTGCGCGCCGAGCGGCTCGGACTGGCCGACGCGCCAGTGCAGCTTGCGGCAGAAACCTCGGTCGAGGACATCGTCTCGACCCTGTCGGAAGGCGCGGTGCCGCGCCTGATCGTGATCGACTCGATCCAGACCATGTGGACCGACACGGTGGAATCAGCCCCCGGCACGGTGACGCAGGTCCGCGCCTCGGCGCAGGCGCTGATTCGTTTCGCCAAGAAGTCGGGGGCCGCGATCATTCTGGTCGGCCACGTCACCAAGGACGGCCAGATCGCAGGCCCCCGCGTGGTCGAGCACATGGTCGACGCGGTGCTGTCGTTCGAGGGCGAAGGCTCGCAGCATTTCCGGATTCTGCGCGCGATGAAGAACCGTTTCGGCCCGACCGACGAGATCGGCGTGTTCGAGATGACTGGTCTCGGCCTGCGCGAGGTCTCCAACCCGTCCGAATTGTTCCTGTCCGAGCGCGATCTCGGCAGCCCGGGGACCGCGGTCTTTGCCGGGATCGAAGGCACTCGCCCGGTGCTGGTGGAATTGCAGGCCCTGGTGGCGCCGACCACCCTCGGCACCCCGCGCCGCGCCGTGGTGGGCTGGGATCCGAGCCGGCTGTCGATGGTGCTGGCGGTGCTGGAGGCCCATTGCGGGGTCAAGCTGTCCGGCTACGACGTCTATCTGAACGTGGCCGGCGGCCTGCGGATCCAGGAACCGGCCGCCGATCTCGCGGCCGCCGCGGCCCTGGTATCCTCGCTGGTCAACGCGCCGCTGCCGACGGATGCGGTCTATTTCGGCGAGATTTCGCTGTCCGGCGCAGTCCGGCCGGTGGCGCAAACCTCGGCCCGGCTGAAAGAGGCCGCCAAACTCGGCTTTGGCCGCGCCGTGCTGCCCGAATCGACGCGCGGCGACGTCGGTAGCGATGCCGGTCTGGTGCTGAACACCGTCGGCGGACTGACCAGCCTGGTCGCGGACATTGCGGCGCG
- a CDS encoding exodeoxyribonuclease III yields MKIATFNINNVNRRLPNLLAWLRAAKPDAVSLQELKSTDADFPVAAFEKAGYGAVWQGQKTWNGVAILARNAEPVLTRTVLPGDRDDHEARYIEAAVNGIILTSLYLPNGNPQPGPKFDYKLDWFRRLRSHAGKLLKQDIPVVLAGDYNVAPTEMDIYPTRSWDKDALIQPKSRAAFKTLVEQGWTDAIRTLHPSKPMFTFWDYKRNRWPRDAGLRLDHLLLSPVLAPRLTKAGVDRKVRGEEGASDHAPAWIVLK; encoded by the coding sequence ATGAAGATCGCCACCTTCAACATCAACAACGTCAACCGGCGCCTGCCGAACCTGCTGGCCTGGCTGCGCGCGGCGAAGCCCGATGCGGTAAGCTTGCAGGAATTGAAGTCGACCGACGCGGACTTTCCAGTCGCAGCATTCGAGAAGGCCGGCTACGGCGCGGTATGGCAGGGTCAGAAGACCTGGAACGGCGTCGCCATTCTGGCGCGGAACGCCGAACCGGTGCTGACCCGCACTGTGCTACCCGGTGACCGCGACGACCACGAGGCCCGCTATATCGAAGCTGCCGTCAATGGCATTATCCTCACCAGCCTCTATCTGCCGAACGGCAATCCGCAGCCGGGCCCCAAATTCGACTACAAGCTCGACTGGTTCAGGCGGCTGCGGTCGCATGCCGGCAAGCTCCTGAAGCAGGATATCCCCGTGGTGCTGGCCGGCGACTACAACGTCGCGCCGACGGAGATGGATATCTATCCGACCAGGTCGTGGGACAAGGACGCGCTGATCCAGCCGAAGAGCCGCGCCGCCTTCAAGACATTGGTGGAACAAGGCTGGACCGATGCGATCCGCACCCTGCATCCGTCCAAGCCGATGTTCACGTTCTGGGACTACAAGCGTAACCGCTGGCCGCGCGACGCAGGATTGCGGCTCGATCATCTCTTGTTGAGCCCGGTGCTGGCGCCGCGCCTGACCAAGGCCGGCGTCGACCGCAAGGTGCGCGGCGAGGAAGGCGCCAGCGACCACGCGCCGGCCTGGATCGTGTTGAAGTGA